From a region of the Streptomyces venezuelae genome:
- a CDS encoding thiamine-binding protein produces the protein MRLRVEFTTEPFDLEEAPAHAVAAREVIQKAQLDAVDVGPFGNTAEGEADRVLAAVGALLRDSLEAGATRVSLQVNVIGEEVS, from the coding sequence GTGCGATTGAGAGTGGAGTTCACGACCGAGCCCTTCGATCTGGAAGAGGCTCCTGCCCATGCCGTGGCGGCCCGCGAGGTCATCCAGAAGGCCCAGCTGGACGCGGTGGACGTCGGTCCGTTCGGCAACACCGCCGAGGGTGAGGCCGACCGGGTGCTGGCCGCGGTGGGGGCGCTGCTGCGCGACTCCCTGGAGGCCGGCGCCACGCGTGTCTCGCTCCAGGTCAACGTGATCGGGGAGGAGGTGTCATGA
- a CDS encoding helix-turn-helix domain-containing protein, translating to MTEPRDHPFVTAVKPLVDAMGGELMDPALAQPDDVVLAWEGQDVLAVRLPQLSDSLDHILAALERRYGVPLAQLDRKTKQDVVRILEARGAFSVRHGVETVAGALGVSRFTVYNYLNRDAGAPKRTGRGSQE from the coding sequence ATGACCGAGCCCCGCGACCATCCCTTCGTCACCGCGGTCAAGCCGCTGGTGGACGCCATGGGCGGCGAGCTGATGGATCCCGCCCTGGCGCAGCCCGACGACGTCGTCCTCGCCTGGGAGGGTCAGGACGTGCTGGCCGTGCGCCTGCCGCAGCTCTCGGACTCGCTGGATCACATCCTGGCCGCCCTGGAGCGCCGGTACGGCGTACCGTTGGCCCAGCTCGACCGGAAGACCAAGCAGGACGTCGTGCGGATACTGGAGGCGCGGGGCGCCTTCTCCGTGCGGCACGGCGTGGAAACGGTCGCGGGCGCCCTGGGCGTCAGCCGCTTCACCGTCTACAACTACCTGAACCGGGATGCGGGCGCCCCCAAGCGGACGGGCAGGGGCAGCCAGGAGTGA
- the uraD gene encoding 2-oxo-4-hydroxy-4-carboxy-5-ureidoimidazoline decarboxylase: MTSSPTPGLTRFNTLDDSAATAELHEVCASSAWGSKMLAQRPFATAESLFAANEAAMAELTAEDLGEAMGGHAPIGRPKPGDPTSAREQRGMAGASEELKNELLELNLAYQDKFGHVFLICATGATGEFMRDAVKVRIDNSPEQEREIARGELVKINKIRLTRLVELAEGA, from the coding sequence GTGACTTCGAGTCCGACCCCGGGTCTCACCCGGTTCAACACCTTGGACGACAGCGCGGCCACGGCCGAGCTGCACGAGGTCTGCGCCAGTTCGGCGTGGGGGAGCAAGATGCTCGCCCAGCGCCCCTTCGCCACCGCAGAGTCCCTGTTCGCCGCGAACGAAGCCGCCATGGCGGAGCTCACCGCGGAGGACCTGGGCGAAGCGATGGGAGGCCACGCGCCGATCGGCCGGCCGAAGCCGGGAGACCCGACCTCCGCCCGCGAGCAGCGTGGCATGGCCGGCGCCTCGGAGGAGCTCAAGAACGAGCTCCTCGAACTGAACCTGGCCTACCAGGACAAGTTCGGCCACGTCTTCCTCATCTGCGCCACCGGTGCGACCGGTGAGTTCATGCGTGACGCGGTCAAGGTCCGGATCGACAACTCGCCGGAGCAGGAGCGGGAGATCGCCCGCGGCGAGCTCGTCAAGATCAACAAGATCCGTCTCACCCGCCTCGTCGAACTCGCAGAAGGAGCGTGA
- the uraH gene encoding hydroxyisourate hydrolase: MSTETTASVSTHILDTSIGKPAEGVAISLSARTGLDGQWTALGGSATDADGRCKDLPALPEGTTHVRLDFETETYFSKKQAAEAQQDAPRVRDSGPFFPEVTITFAVNPGEHYHVPLLLNPFGYSVYRGS, encoded by the coding sequence ATGAGCACCGAGACCACGGCGTCGGTGTCCACGCACATCCTGGACACCAGCATCGGCAAGCCCGCCGAGGGCGTCGCCATCTCCCTGTCGGCCCGTACGGGCCTCGACGGGCAGTGGACGGCCCTGGGCGGCTCCGCCACGGATGCGGACGGGCGCTGCAAGGATCTGCCGGCGCTGCCGGAAGGCACCACACACGTGCGTCTCGACTTCGAGACCGAGACGTACTTCTCCAAGAAGCAAGCCGCCGAGGCACAGCAGGACGCCCCCCGCGTAAGGGACAGCGGTCCGTTCTTCCCCGAGGTCACCATCACCTTCGCGGTGAACCCGGGCGAGCACTACCACGTACCGCTGCTGCTCAACCCGTTCGGCTACTCCGTTTACCGAGGGAGCTAG
- the pucL gene encoding factor-independent urate hydroxylase: MATILGQNQYGKAENRVVKITRDGDTHHIKDLNVSVALSGDMDDVHYNGSNANCLPTDTTKNTVYAFAKEYGIESAEQFGIHLARWFVTSQEPIKRARIRIEEYAWDRIASSDANSKFIGSDEVNHSFVRQGMETRVTQITYDGTNWEVVSGLKDLVVMNSTNSEFWGYVKDKYTTLKEAYDRILATQVSARWRFNWSDDEQRMPNWEKSYAEVRKHMLQAFAETYSLSLQQTLYQMGSRIINHRSEIDEVRFSLPNKHHFLVDLEPFGLKNDNEVYFAADRPYGLIEATVLRDGVDARIPVDMTNL, translated from the coding sequence ATGGCCACCATTCTGGGCCAGAACCAGTACGGCAAAGCAGAGAACCGCGTAGTCAAGATCACGCGGGACGGCGACACCCACCACATCAAGGACCTGAACGTCTCGGTCGCCCTCTCCGGCGACATGGACGACGTCCACTACAACGGCTCGAACGCCAACTGCCTTCCGACGGACACCACCAAGAACACGGTGTACGCGTTCGCCAAGGAGTACGGCATCGAGTCCGCCGAGCAGTTCGGCATCCACCTGGCGCGCTGGTTCGTCACCAGCCAGGAGCCGATCAAGCGCGCGCGCATCCGGATCGAGGAGTACGCCTGGGACCGGATCGCCAGCTCGGACGCCAACTCCAAGTTCATCGGCTCCGACGAGGTGAACCACTCCTTCGTCCGCCAGGGCATGGAGACCCGCGTCACCCAGATCACGTACGACGGCACGAACTGGGAGGTCGTCTCCGGCCTCAAGGACCTCGTCGTCATGAACTCCACGAACTCCGAGTTCTGGGGTTACGTGAAGGACAAGTACACGACGCTGAAGGAGGCCTACGACCGCATCCTGGCCACCCAGGTGTCGGCCCGCTGGCGCTTCAACTGGTCGGACGACGAGCAGCGGATGCCCAACTGGGAGAAGTCCTACGCCGAGGTCCGCAAGCACATGCTCCAGGCCTTCGCGGAGACCTACTCCCTGTCGCTGCAGCAGACCCTGTACCAGATGGGTTCGCGCATCATCAACCACCGTTCCGAGATCGACGAGGTCCGCTTCTCGCTCCCGAACAAGCACCACTTCCTCGTCGACCTGGAGCCCTTCGGCCTCAAGAACGACAACGAGGTGTACTTCGCCGCGGACCGTCCCTACGGTCTGATCGAGGCCACCGTGCTCCGGGACGGCGTCGACGCCCGTATCCCCGTGGACATGACCAACCTCTGA
- a CDS encoding 8-oxoguanine deaminase — protein sequence MAATAAHDGAPQRIVIENCAIATVDANDTEYASGHLVIAGNRIESIGAGNAPENLDNVVRRIDGTGHLVTPGLVNTHHHFYQWITRGLATDHNLFNWLVALYPTWARIDEQMTYTAAQGSLAAMAKGGVTTAMDHHYVFPKGSGDLSGSIIRAASEMGVRFTLARGSMDRSEKDGGLPPDHAVETLEGALADTEATVKKFHDASFDSMTQVAVAPCSPFSVSTELLKQGAELARRLGVRMHTHGSETVEEEKFCHELFGMGPTDYFESTGWLGEDVWMAHSVHMNDSDIAAFARTRTGVAHCPSSNARLAAGIARVPDMLAAGVPVGLGVDGTASNESGELHTELRNALLINRLNPVHRERALTARQALRLGTYGGAQVLGRADNIGSLEAGKCADLVLWNVSTFLHSSIADPVTALVFGAAAPVTASFVNGKQIVENNRLLFADEDAIAVSTREEAQRLARISAQA from the coding sequence ATGGCAGCAACGGCAGCCCATGACGGTGCCCCCCAGCGCATCGTCATCGAGAACTGTGCGATCGCGACCGTCGATGCGAACGACACCGAGTACGCCTCGGGTCACCTCGTCATCGCCGGTAACCGGATCGAGTCCATCGGCGCGGGCAACGCCCCCGAGAACCTCGACAACGTGGTCCGCCGGATCGACGGCACCGGGCACCTCGTGACCCCCGGCCTGGTCAACACCCACCACCACTTCTACCAGTGGATCACGCGTGGCCTGGCCACCGACCACAACCTCTTCAACTGGCTGGTCGCGCTGTACCCGACGTGGGCGCGCATCGACGAGCAGATGACGTACACGGCCGCGCAGGGCTCCCTCGCCGCGATGGCCAAGGGCGGTGTGACCACCGCGATGGACCACCACTACGTCTTCCCCAAGGGCTCCGGCGACCTGTCCGGCTCGATCATCCGCGCCGCGTCCGAGATGGGCGTCCGCTTCACCCTCGCCCGCGGCTCCATGGACCGCAGCGAGAAGGACGGCGGCCTGCCCCCGGACCACGCCGTCGAGACCCTCGAAGGCGCGCTCGCCGACACCGAGGCGACCGTCAAGAAGTTCCACGACGCCTCCTTCGACTCGATGACCCAGGTCGCCGTCGCCCCCTGCTCCCCCTTCTCGGTCTCCACCGAGCTGCTCAAGCAGGGCGCCGAGCTGGCCCGCCGCCTCGGTGTGCGCATGCACACGCACGGCAGCGAGACGGTCGAGGAGGAGAAGTTCTGCCACGAGCTCTTCGGCATGGGCCCGACCGACTACTTCGAGTCGACCGGCTGGCTCGGCGAGGACGTGTGGATGGCGCACAGCGTCCACATGAACGACTCCGACATCGCCGCGTTCGCCCGCACCAGGACCGGTGTCGCGCACTGCCCGTCCTCCAACGCCCGTCTGGCCGCCGGCATCGCCCGCGTCCCGGACATGCTCGCCGCCGGTGTCCCGGTCGGCCTCGGCGTGGACGGCACCGCCTCCAACGAGTCCGGTGAGCTGCACACCGAGCTGCGCAACGCGCTGCTGATCAACCGTCTGAACCCGGTCCACCGCGAGCGCGCCCTGACCGCGCGCCAGGCCCTGCGCCTCGGTACGTACGGTGGCGCCCAGGTCCTCGGCCGTGCCGACAACATCGGTTCGCTGGAGGCCGGCAAGTGCGCCGACCTGGTGCTGTGGAACGTGAGCACCTTCCTGCACTCCTCGATCGCCGACCCGGTCACCGCGCTGGTCTTCGGCGCGGCCGCCCCGGTCACCGCGTCGTTCGTCAACGGCAAGCAGATCGTCGAGAACAACCGCCTCCTCTTCGCCGACGAGGACGCCATCGCCGTGTCCACGCGGGAAGAGGCCCAGCGCCTCGCGCGGATCTCCGCGCAGGCCTGA
- a CDS encoding nucleobase:cation symporter-2 family protein encodes MAQAPRFRKDAVAVPEAKHPVDETLPPLKMFTSGLQHVAAMYAGVVAPPMIVGPAVGLSATETAFLMGASLFTAGLATLLQTLGFWKIGAKLPFVNGVSFAGVTPMIAIGKGEGENAIPVIFGAIIVAGIVGFFAAPYFGKLVRFFPPVVTGTVITLIGVSLLPVAFNWSQGGNRTATDYGSMRNIGMAAATLVIVLLMRKFLRGFLQQISILLGLVAGTLIALPLGMTSFDAVRNASVVGFPTPFHFGAPQFQVAAVVSMCIVMLVCMTESTADILALGKIVGRPADARTIEGGLRADTLGSAISPLFNGFMCSAFAQNIGLVAMTKVRSRFVVAAGGGILILLGLCPMAASVIGVVPLPVLGGAGIVLFGSVAASGIQTLAGAAMEKGENALIVAASVGIGLIPIAAPDFYHAFPKDLLVVLDSGISTGCVVAILLNLAFNHLGARKGAASGAAADPVPVH; translated from the coding sequence GTGGCCCAGGCGCCCAGGTTTCGCAAAGATGCAGTCGCAGTACCGGAGGCAAAGCATCCGGTCGATGAGACCCTGCCTCCGCTGAAGATGTTCACGAGCGGCCTGCAGCACGTGGCCGCCATGTACGCGGGTGTCGTCGCCCCGCCCATGATCGTCGGCCCCGCCGTCGGACTCTCTGCCACCGAGACCGCCTTCCTGATGGGCGCCTCGCTCTTCACCGCGGGGCTCGCCACCCTCCTGCAGACCCTCGGGTTCTGGAAGATCGGCGCCAAGCTCCCCTTCGTCAACGGCGTCTCCTTCGCCGGCGTGACCCCGATGATCGCGATAGGCAAGGGGGAGGGGGAGAACGCCATCCCCGTCATCTTCGGCGCGATCATCGTCGCCGGGATCGTCGGCTTCTTCGCCGCCCCCTACTTCGGCAAACTCGTCCGCTTCTTCCCGCCGGTCGTGACGGGCACGGTCATCACCCTCATCGGCGTCTCGCTCCTGCCCGTCGCCTTCAACTGGTCGCAGGGCGGCAACCGTACCGCCACCGACTACGGCTCCATGCGCAACATCGGCATGGCAGCCGCAACCCTGGTGATCGTCCTGCTGATGCGCAAGTTCCTGCGGGGCTTCCTCCAGCAGATATCCATCCTGCTCGGCCTGGTCGCCGGCACGCTCATCGCCCTCCCCCTCGGCATGACCAGCTTCGACGCCGTCAGGAACGCGTCCGTGGTCGGCTTCCCGACCCCCTTCCACTTCGGCGCTCCGCAGTTCCAGGTCGCGGCCGTCGTCTCGATGTGCATCGTCATGCTGGTCTGCATGACCGAGTCCACCGCCGACATCCTGGCGCTCGGCAAGATCGTCGGCCGTCCGGCGGACGCGAGGACCATCGAGGGCGGCCTGCGCGCCGACACCCTGGGCAGCGCGATCAGCCCGCTGTTCAACGGGTTCATGTGCAGCGCCTTCGCCCAGAACATCGGGCTGGTCGCCATGACCAAGGTGCGCAGCCGCTTCGTCGTCGCCGCGGGCGGCGGGATCCTCATCCTGCTCGGCCTGTGCCCGATGGCGGCCTCCGTCATCGGCGTGGTCCCCCTGCCGGTCCTCGGCGGAGCCGGCATCGTCCTCTTCGGCTCGGTCGCGGCCAGCGGTATCCAGACCCTGGCCGGGGCGGCCATGGAGAAGGGCGAGAACGCCCTGATCGTCGCCGCCTCCGTGGGCATCGGCCTGATCCCGATCGCCGCGCCGGACTTCTACCACGCCTTCCCGAAGGACCTGCTGGTCGTCCTCGACTCCGGCATCAGCACCGGGTGCGTGGTGGCCATCCTGCTGAACCTGGCCTTCAACCACCTCGGCGCCAGGAAGGGCGCGGCCTCGGGGGCCGCGGCGGATCCGGTACCGGTGCACTGA
- a CDS encoding MTH938/NDUFAF3 family protein: MAARGTRPSLYISVDIEADGPIPGPYSMISFGASVAGRQDGASYTPADPEQQTFYRELRPVSEEFVPEALAVSGLDRDRLVREGADPAAAMDEFRAWVREVSAGAQPVMCGYPAPFDWTFLYWYLIRFGGDSPFGHSGCLDMKTLYAAKARVPLRAAVKGRMPRELLSRRRHTHHALDDAIEQAELMSNLMLWQPQAPALDADRSPRITHLSWGRIEAEGLAPGKDFRLYPGGGRPWDWSEHGTRHDPGIGPQEVRELLDRGVTAVVLSRGMEGRLGVVPQTLEALRAAGVEAHVAETAEAVEIYNRLARDGRVGGLFHSTC, translated from the coding sequence ATGGCAGCCCGTGGCACACGTCCCAGTCTCTACATCTCCGTCGACATCGAGGCCGACGGCCCGATTCCCGGACCGTATTCGATGATCAGCTTCGGGGCTTCGGTCGCGGGCCGCCAGGACGGCGCCTCGTATACACCCGCCGATCCGGAACAGCAGACCTTCTACCGGGAGTTGCGGCCCGTCAGCGAGGAGTTCGTACCCGAGGCGCTGGCGGTGAGCGGGCTGGACCGCGACCGCCTGGTGCGCGAGGGCGCCGATCCGGCGGCGGCGATGGACGAGTTCCGCGCCTGGGTCCGGGAGGTGTCGGCGGGGGCGCAGCCGGTGATGTGCGGCTACCCGGCTCCCTTCGACTGGACGTTCCTGTACTGGTACCTGATCAGGTTCGGCGGGGACAGCCCCTTCGGCCACTCCGGCTGCCTGGACATGAAGACCCTCTACGCGGCGAAGGCAAGGGTGCCGCTGCGCGCCGCCGTGAAGGGGCGGATGCCACGCGAACTGCTGTCGCGGCGGCGCCACACGCACCACGCCCTTGACGACGCGATCGAACAGGCCGAGCTGATGAGCAACTTGATGCTGTGGCAGCCGCAGGCGCCGGCTCTGGACGCCGACCGGTCTCCGCGCATCACACACCTCTCGTGGGGCCGGATCGAGGCCGAAGGGCTCGCCCCCGGCAAGGACTTCCGGCTCTACCCGGGCGGGGGCCGGCCCTGGGACTGGTCCGAGCACGGTACGCGGCACGATCCCGGCATCGGACCGCAGGAGGTGCGCGAGCTCCTCGACCGCGGGGTGACCGCGGTGGTGCTCAGCCGGGGCATGGAGGGGCGCCTCGGGGTCGTACCGCAGACGCTGGAGGCCCTGCGGGCGGCCGGGGTCGAGGCACACGTGGCGGAGACGGCCGAGGCCGTGGAGATCTACAACCGGCTGGCGCGGGACGGCCGGGTCGGCGGTCTGTTCCACTCGACCTGCTGA
- a CDS encoding VOC family protein codes for MFENSRAFSGFAVDDLDRAKEFYGTTLGLSVSEDAAMGLLRLDLAGGTTVMVYPKEDYRPATYTILNFPVDDVERAVDELTARGVAFERYEGFEADAKGIVHGEEGMPTIAWFKDPAGNILSVLTAPAS; via the coding sequence ATGTTCGAAAACAGCAGGGCATTCAGCGGATTCGCGGTCGACGACCTGGACCGGGCCAAGGAGTTCTACGGCACGACCCTCGGGCTGAGCGTCTCCGAGGACGCGGCGATGGGCCTGCTCCGCCTCGACCTCGCGGGCGGCACCACGGTCATGGTCTACCCCAAGGAGGACTACCGGCCCGCCACCTACACGATCTTGAACTTCCCCGTGGACGACGTCGAACGGGCCGTCGACGAGCTCACCGCGCGCGGTGTCGCGTTCGAGCGCTACGAGGGCTTCGAGGCGGACGCCAAGGGCATCGTGCACGGCGAGGAGGGCATGCCCACCATCGCCTGGTTCAAGGACCCCGCGGGCAACATCCTGTCGGTGCTGACGGCCCCCGCATCGTGA
- a CDS encoding SRPBCC family protein, translating to MARNRRLILSTPSEVWRLLSDGHRYGEWVTGTQAVLAADPHWPQVGACLRVRVGSGPLTLDDTCVVRRCEPERRLELEARAEPFGAARIAMHLAPWGENTLFTLDWHPLRGPGTRMHGFPVDYLVAIRNGMMLTKLARIAVREHAGAQAPPGAARR from the coding sequence GTGGCCCGCAACCGCCGCCTGATCTTGAGCACGCCGTCCGAGGTCTGGCGCCTGCTGTCCGACGGCCACCGCTACGGCGAGTGGGTCACCGGGACCCAAGCGGTCCTCGCCGCGGATCCGCACTGGCCGCAGGTGGGGGCCTGCCTCCGGGTGCGGGTCGGCTCCGGCCCTCTCACCCTCGACGACACGTGCGTCGTCCGCCGGTGCGAACCGGAGCGCCGTCTGGAACTGGAAGCGCGGGCGGAACCCTTCGGTGCGGCGCGCATCGCCATGCACCTGGCCCCCTGGGGCGAGAACACCCTGTTCACCCTCGACTGGCACCCCCTGCGGGGACCCGGCACCCGGATGCACGGGTTCCCCGTGGACTACCTCGTCGCCATCCGCAACGGCATGATGCTGACCAAGCTCGCCCGGATCGCGGTTCGCGAGCACGCCGGTGCGCAGGCACCCCCGGGTGCGGCCCGCCGGTGA
- a CDS encoding GDSL-type esterase/lipase family protein, producing the protein MVVPLAVSALLAGGAGTSAASPGTGPTAVVSMGDSYISGEAGRWKGNSLTNSGSRNGTDRGWVSGSTYDPARVYGTTVGGCHRSDSAEVRSAGAIADVAVNLACSGAVSDNVFRASNGGVSYKGEAPQADQLAAVAASHNVKVIALSIGGNDLGFADIITDCALDFVLWNSYCYDDQQYGVDQKIDAVMGKVGKSVDEIRAVMRAAGYSDSSYRIVLQSYPSPIPRGAENRYTQSDWSRLNTGGCPFWNRDSDWARDSLVPQIANRIKGVAAAKGVQFLDLRDMMQGREVCAKASKLVSSTVPASAKTSEWARWIDNNESQGLIQESMHPNYYGQLAAGRCLALVVAQPASSGFGFGCKNTAGGDHTGMFLTPAS; encoded by the coding sequence ATGGTCGTGCCGCTCGCCGTCAGCGCGCTGCTGGCCGGCGGCGCCGGAACCTCCGCCGCCAGCCCGGGCACCGGACCCACCGCCGTGGTGTCCATGGGTGACAGCTACATCTCCGGCGAGGCCGGGCGCTGGAAGGGCAACAGCCTGACCAACAGCGGCAGCCGCAACGGCACCGACCGGGGCTGGGTCAGCGGCAGCACCTACGACCCCGCCAGGGTCTACGGGACCACCGTCGGCGGATGCCACCGCTCCGACTCCGCCGAGGTGCGCAGCGCCGGGGCGATCGCCGACGTCGCCGTCAACCTCGCCTGTTCCGGGGCGGTCTCGGACAACGTGTTCCGCGCGTCGAACGGCGGTGTCTCCTACAAGGGCGAGGCCCCGCAGGCCGATCAGCTCGCGGCGGTCGCGGCGAGCCACAACGTCAAGGTCATCGCCCTGTCCATCGGCGGCAACGACCTCGGTTTCGCCGACATCATCACGGACTGCGCGCTCGACTTCGTCCTCTGGAACTCGTACTGCTACGACGACCAGCAGTACGGCGTCGACCAGAAGATCGACGCGGTCATGGGCAAGGTCGGCAAGTCCGTGGACGAGATCCGGGCCGTGATGCGCGCGGCCGGGTACTCCGACTCCTCGTACCGGATCGTGCTCCAGTCCTACCCGTCGCCGATCCCGCGCGGCGCGGAGAACCGGTACACGCAGAGCGACTGGAGCCGCCTCAACACCGGCGGCTGCCCCTTCTGGAACCGGGACTCCGACTGGGCGCGGGACTCGCTCGTGCCGCAGATAGCCAACCGGATCAAGGGCGTCGCGGCCGCCAAGGGCGTGCAGTTCCTGGACCTGCGGGACATGATGCAGGGCCGCGAGGTGTGCGCGAAGGCGAGCAAGCTGGTGAGTTCCACCGTGCCGGCCTCGGCGAAGACGAGCGAGTGGGCGCGCTGGATCGACAACAACGAGTCGCAGGGGCTGATCCAGGAGTCCATGCACCCGAACTACTACGGCCAGCTGGCCGCGGGACGCTGCCTGGCCCTGGTGGTCGCGCAGCCCGCGAGCTCCGGCTTCGGCTTCGGCTGCAAGAACACCGCGGGCGGGGACCACACGGGCATGTTCCTCACCCCGGCCTCCTAG
- the aceB gene encoding malate synthase A yields the protein MSAPAPSPLAIVDAEPLPRQDEVLTEAALAFVAELHRRFAPRRAELLARRAERRAEIARTSTLDFLPDTAQVREGDWKVAPAPAALNDRRVEITGPTDRKMTINALNSGAKVWLADFEDASAPTWENVVLGQLNLIDAYERRIDFTDPRTGKAYALKAADELATVVMRPRGWHLEERHLQFEGGPASGSLVDFGLYFFHNAKRLIGLGKGPYFYLPKTESHLEARLWNEIFVFAQDYVGIPQGTVRATVLIETITAAYEMEEILYELRDHAAGLNAGRWDYLFSIVKNFRDGGEKFVLPDRNAVTMTAPFMRAYTELLVRTCHKRGAHAIGGMAAFIPSRKDAEVNKVAFEKVKADKDREAGDGFDGSWVAHPDLVPIAMASFDAVLGEKPNQKDRLREDVSVAPGELIAIDSLDARPTYEGLRNAVQVGIRYIEAWLRGLGAVAIFGLMEDAATAEISRSQIWQWINAGVVFENGETATAELTRKIAAEELAAIRAEVGEEAFTSGKWKQAHDLLLQVSLDADYADFLTLPAYDQLVG from the coding sequence ATGTCCGCACCAGCGCCGTCCCCGCTGGCCATCGTCGACGCCGAGCCCCTGCCCCGGCAGGACGAGGTCCTCACCGAAGCGGCCCTCGCCTTCGTGGCCGAGCTCCACCGGCGGTTCGCCCCCCGCCGCGCCGAGCTCCTCGCCCGCCGCGCCGAGCGCCGTGCCGAGATCGCCCGGACCTCCACCCTCGACTTCCTCCCGGACACCGCACAGGTCCGCGAGGGCGACTGGAAGGTGGCGCCGGCCCCGGCCGCGCTGAACGACCGGCGCGTGGAGATCACCGGTCCGACGGACCGCAAGATGACCATCAACGCCCTGAACTCGGGCGCCAAGGTCTGGCTCGCCGACTTCGAGGACGCCTCCGCTCCCACCTGGGAGAACGTCGTCCTCGGCCAGCTCAACCTCATCGACGCCTACGAGCGCCGCATCGACTTCACCGACCCGCGCACCGGCAAGGCGTACGCGCTGAAGGCCGCCGACGAGCTCGCCACGGTCGTCATGCGGCCGCGCGGCTGGCACCTGGAGGAGCGTCACCTGCAGTTCGAGGGCGGTCCGGCCTCCGGCTCGCTCGTCGACTTCGGCCTGTACTTCTTCCACAACGCCAAGCGGCTGATCGGCCTCGGCAAGGGCCCGTACTTCTACCTGCCGAAGACCGAGTCGCACCTGGAGGCCCGCCTCTGGAACGAGATCTTCGTCTTCGCCCAGGACTACGTCGGCATCCCCCAGGGCACCGTCCGCGCGACCGTCCTCATCGAGACGATCACCGCCGCGTACGAGATGGAGGAGATCCTCTACGAGCTGCGCGACCACGCGGCCGGCCTGAACGCGGGCCGCTGGGACTACCTCTTCTCCATCGTCAAGAACTTCCGTGACGGCGGCGAGAAGTTCGTCCTGCCGGACCGCAACGCGGTGACGATGACCGCTCCGTTCATGCGCGCCTACACCGAACTGCTGGTCCGCACCTGCCACAAGCGCGGCGCGCACGCCATCGGCGGCATGGCGGCCTTCATCCCGTCCCGCAAGGACGCCGAGGTCAACAAGGTCGCCTTCGAGAAGGTCAAGGCCGACAAGGACCGCGAGGCGGGAGACGGCTTCGACGGCTCCTGGGTCGCCCACCCCGACCTGGTCCCGATCGCGATGGCCTCCTTCGACGCGGTGCTCGGCGAGAAGCCGAACCAGAAGGACCGGCTGCGCGAGGACGTCTCGGTGGCCCCCGGCGAGCTCATCGCGATCGACTCCCTGGACGCCAGGCCGACTTACGAGGGCCTGCGCAACGCGGTCCAGGTCGGCATCCGCTACATCGAGGCGTGGCTGCGCGGCCTCGGCGCCGTCGCCATCTTCGGTCTGATGGAGGACGCGGCCACCGCCGAGATCTCGCGCTCGCAGATCTGGCAGTGGATCAACGCGGGCGTCGTGTTCGAGAACGGCGAGACGGCCACGGCCGAACTGACCCGCAAGATCGCGGCCGAGGAACTGGCCGCCATCCGCGCCGAGGTCGGCGAGGAGGCCTTCACGTCCGGCAAGTGGAAGCAGGCCCACGACCTCCTGCTCCAGGTCTCCCTGGACGCGGACTACGCGGACTTCCTGACCCTCCCCGCCTACGACCAGCTGGTCGGCTGA
- a CDS encoding NTP transferase domain-containing protein has translation MPANHPTHSGPPLIAGLLLAAGGGRRLGGRPKALLPYRGRPLVENAVRVLREAGCGPVHVVLGASAAEVRERADLAGCVVVDNPDWAQGMGSSLRAGLASLAGTGAGAALVSLVDQPGIGAAAVARVLAAYRSPASLVAAAYGGERGHPVLFGADRWADIAATATGDKGARVHLARHAGELMLVECSDIAEAFDIDTPPDLVRLL, from the coding sequence ATGCCAGCCAACCACCCCACACACTCCGGTCCACCCCTGATCGCGGGGCTGCTCCTGGCCGCGGGCGGCGGCCGCCGGCTCGGCGGCCGGCCCAAGGCCCTGCTCCCCTATCGCGGGCGCCCGCTGGTCGAGAACGCCGTGCGGGTGCTGCGCGAGGCGGGCTGCGGCCCGGTGCACGTGGTGCTCGGCGCGTCGGCGGCCGAGGTCCGTGAGCGCGCGGACCTGGCCGGCTGCGTGGTCGTGGACAACCCGGACTGGGCGCAGGGGATGGGCTCCTCGCTGCGGGCCGGCCTGGCCTCCCTCGCCGGTACGGGCGCGGGCGCGGCCCTGGTCTCGCTGGTGGACCAGCCGGGCATCGGCGCGGCGGCGGTGGCCCGGGTCCTGGCGGCGTACCGCTCCCCGGCGAGCCTGGTGGCGGCGGCGTACGGCGGGGAGCGCGGCCATCCGGTGCTGTTCGGTGCGGACCGCTGGGCCGACATCGCCGCGACGGCGACCGGCGACAAGGGCGCGCGGGTGCATCTTGCGCGACATGCCGGAGAGCTCATGCTGGTGGAGTGCTCCGACATCGCGGAGGCCTTCGACATCGACACCCCGCCCGACCTGGTACGACTCCTCTGA